A window from Thiohalorhabdus sp. Cl-TMA encodes these proteins:
- a CDS encoding IS1595 family transposase: protein MGYPSISFFEFSQRFATEEACAKALERMRWPDGFVCPRCEFDRAYALETRPRWRQCARCGHQVSLTNGTVFHRTRTPLVKWFWAIYLMSRDKGGISARRLSKELELRYETAWLMLQKLRKAMADRDRRYQLQGLIEADEAFFGGPRPGTRGRGAANKTTVLVMAEDRGKRPGFVAMAPIEDFTAETTEKAVKAHVAKEQAVRTDGGRNFATLAAEGYAHDGAATPPKQASERLPWVHLAISLAKRTVLGTFHGVSHKHLTRYLSEFTYRFNRRWKEDELPFRLLNACVNAETITYAELTG, encoded by the coding sequence ATGGGCTATCCGTCGATCAGCTTTTTCGAGTTCAGCCAGCGGTTTGCCACTGAGGAAGCTTGCGCCAAGGCGCTGGAGCGGATGCGCTGGCCCGACGGCTTTGTTTGTCCGCGCTGCGAATTCGATCGGGCCTACGCCTTGGAAACCCGGCCTCGCTGGCGGCAATGCGCCCGGTGCGGGCACCAGGTCTCGCTGACCAACGGCACCGTGTTCCACCGGACCCGGACGCCGCTGGTTAAGTGGTTCTGGGCCATCTACCTCATGAGCCGGGACAAGGGCGGCATCTCCGCCCGCCGCCTTTCCAAGGAGCTGGAGCTTCGCTACGAGACGGCCTGGCTGATGCTTCAAAAGCTGCGCAAGGCCATGGCGGACCGGGACCGGCGCTACCAACTTCAGGGGCTGATCGAGGCCGATGAAGCGTTTTTTGGCGGGCCCCGGCCGGGAACACGCGGTCGGGGCGCAGCGAACAAGACGACGGTGCTGGTGATGGCTGAGGATCGGGGCAAGCGCCCGGGCTTTGTGGCGATGGCGCCGATCGAGGACTTCACGGCCGAGACCACGGAAAAGGCGGTGAAGGCCCATGTCGCCAAGGAGCAGGCCGTTCGCACGGACGGTGGCCGCAACTTCGCGACCCTGGCGGCGGAAGGCTACGCCCATGATGGTGCGGCCACGCCGCCCAAGCAGGCCAGCGAACGCCTGCCTTGGGTCCATCTGGCCATTTCCCTGGCCAAGCGGACCGTCCTGGGCACGTTCCATGGGGTCAGCCACAAGCACCTGACACGCTACCTTAGTGAGTTCACCTACCGGTTCAACCGGCGATGGAAAGAGGATGAACTGCCGTTTCGGCTCCTCAACGCCTGCGTAAACGCCGAAACCATCACCTATGCTGAGTTAACCGGATAG
- a CDS encoding type II toxin-antitoxin system HicB family antitoxin, which translates to MSIRYELIIYWSEEDQAFLVEVPELPGCMADGESYEEAVGNARQIIEEWIATARELGRPVPEPKGRLLYA; encoded by the coding sequence ATGTCGATTAGATACGAGCTGATTATCTACTGGAGTGAAGAGGATCAGGCCTTTCTCGTGGAGGTTCCGGAGCTTCCCGGTTGCATGGCTGACGGAGAATCGTACGAAGAGGCGGTGGGCAATGCCCGGCAGATTATCGAGGAATGGATAGCAACTGCCCGTGAGCTTGGCCGGCCGGTTCCGGAACCAAAAGGCAGGCTACTGTACGCGTGA
- a CDS encoding nucleotidyltransferase domain-containing protein, whose protein sequence is MRLTRRDHNIIRQTAREVFGTGIIVRVFGSRADDQARGGDLDLLVESTEAIPEKHRETLSYEAKLQQRLGDQPIDVLVLDPATEQLPIHREARRTGVAV, encoded by the coding sequence ATGCGCTTAACCCGACGCGACCACAACATTATCCGCCAGACCGCCCGAGAGGTATTCGGTACCGGGATCATCGTGCGTGTCTTTGGCTCTCGGGCGGACGACCAAGCGCGGGGCGGGGACCTGGATTTGCTGGTGGAATCCACGGAAGCCATTCCCGAGAAGCACAGGGAAACGCTGTCTTACGAAGCCAAGCTCCAGCAGCGCCTCGGGGACCAGCCCATCGATGTTCTGGTGCTGGACCCCGCCACCGAACAGTTACCCATTCATCGGGAAGCCCGGCGAACCGGAGTAGCGGTGTGA
- a CDS encoding type II toxin-antitoxin system HicA family toxin codes for MGKYAKLRQKILAGGADANVDFADLRTLLRRLGFEERIKGDHHIFTRSDVEEIVNLQPRGSKAKPYQVKQVRNLLVKYRLGETHVD; via the coding sequence GTGGGAAAATACGCCAAGCTAAGGCAGAAGATCCTGGCGGGCGGGGCGGATGCCAATGTGGACTTCGCCGATTTGCGAACTTTATTGCGCCGGTTGGGTTTCGAGGAACGCATAAAAGGAGACCACCACATTTTTACACGCAGTGATGTGGAGGAAATCGTCAACTTGCAGCCCCGAGGAAGCAAGGCCAAGCCGTATCAGGTCAAACAGGTGCGGAACCTATTGGTTAAATACAGGCTGGGAGAAACCCATGTCGATTAG
- a CDS encoding PepSY domain-containing protein: MRKSTVLLSVLLSATFCISTTAWAGGGHHKGAHGGQLEACLKASNKVKPGDFTKVEYLHLTDEGVHAYEVEIQGRNGRAWEFECHAKKGTIIEMEQEVKSPDDELFASKAKISESQARKTATDLYPGEIEELEYEIESNGTPSYELDIVDEEGTEFKVEVNAVTGEIIEVQVESWEIGEEDKV, translated from the coding sequence ATGCGAAAAAGTACGGTCCTGCTATCGGTCTTACTGTCGGCAACCTTTTGCATATCTACCACGGCCTGGGCTGGCGGTGGCCACCACAAGGGCGCTCACGGCGGCCAGCTCGAGGCCTGCCTGAAGGCGTCAAACAAGGTGAAGCCCGGCGACTTCACCAAAGTGGAGTATCTCCATCTTACCGATGAGGGGGTCCACGCCTATGAGGTGGAGATTCAGGGCCGCAACGGCCGGGCATGGGAGTTCGAGTGCCATGCGAAAAAGGGCACCATCATCGAGATGGAGCAGGAGGTAAAAAGCCCGGATGACGAGCTTTTCGCCTCCAAGGCGAAGATCTCCGAATCCCAGGCCCGCAAGACGGCCACCGACCTGTACCCCGGCGAGATCGAGGAGCTGGAGTACGAGATCGAAAGCAATGGCACCCCCTCCTACGAGCTGGACATCGTTGACGAGGAAGGCACCGAGTTCAAGGTCGAGGTGAACGCCGTCACCGGCGAGATTATAGAGGTGCAGGTCGAGAGCTGGGAGATCGGCGAGGAGGACAAAGTCTGA
- a CDS encoding ExbD/TolR family protein, whose translation MAFGQHAGDADDPISDINVTPLVDVMLVLLVIFIILAPMFAQALRVDLPKAEAPPSAEPVVADLSVSAGGDLHLDNRPVSSQELPGLLKARLKEEPKLVLRLSADRSVPYGRMAQLLSRVRGAGVERIAFRTQSPKP comes from the coding sequence ATGGCCTTCGGACAGCACGCCGGCGACGCCGACGACCCCATCTCCGACATCAACGTCACGCCTCTAGTGGACGTGATGCTGGTGCTGCTGGTGATCTTCATCATCCTGGCGCCCATGTTCGCCCAGGCCCTGCGCGTGGACCTGCCCAAGGCGGAGGCCCCGCCCTCGGCGGAGCCGGTGGTGGCCGACCTCAGCGTTTCCGCCGGCGGCGATCTCCATCTGGATAATCGCCCGGTATCGAGCCAGGAGCTTCCCGGCCTCCTGAAAGCGCGCCTGAAGGAAGAGCCCAAGCTGGTGCTCCGGCTGAGCGCCGACCGCTCCGTGCCCTACGGGCGCATGGCGCAGCTGCTGTCCCGGGTCCGCGGAGCCGGCGTGGAGCGCATCGCCTTCCGGACCCAGTCCCCGAAGCCGTAG